From Streptomyces sp. TLI_105, the proteins below share one genomic window:
- a CDS encoding M4 family metallopeptidase: MTRQQSSSRRTTARAAALIASAAMVVVGVQTGSASADVHHAAGATAVQLSGTQRAAAIHEAQGEAAATAQAIGLQAQEKLVVRDVIKDADGTVHTRYERTYEGLPVLGGDLVVHQKKSGARSTTKATSARISVASTTPAVERAAAGKAALASAANANEAVSSARKVIWAATGKPVLAWETFVTGVQKDGTPSRRQVVTDATTGKELFSVETIETGVGNTMYAGQVTLGTSGSYTLTDATRGGHKTYDLKGATSGQGTLFTNSTDTWGNGLASNRETAAADAHYGAAVTWDFYKNELGRSGIRGDGVAAYSRVHYGSAYVNAFWDDSCFCMTYGDGINNTHPLTSLDVAGHEMSHGLTSSTANLRYSGESGGLNEATSDILGTSVEWYANNSADAGDYLIGEKIDINGNGTPLRYMDQPSKDGSSADYWSKSVGRLNVHYSSGPANHFFYLLSEGSGTKTINGVTYNSPTYNGSTVTGIGRTAAYKIWYKALSTYMTSTTGYAGARTATLSAAADLYGTGSTQYNAVASAWTAINVK, translated from the coding sequence GTGACCCGCCAGCAGTCTTCGTCCCGCCGTACCACCGCCCGAGCCGCCGCGCTGATCGCATCGGCTGCCATGGTCGTCGTCGGCGTCCAGACCGGCTCCGCCAGTGCCGACGTCCACCACGCGGCCGGCGCCACGGCGGTCCAGCTGTCCGGCACCCAGCGTGCCGCCGCCATCCACGAGGCGCAGGGCGAGGCCGCGGCCACCGCCCAGGCCATCGGCCTGCAGGCCCAGGAGAAGCTGGTCGTCCGGGACGTCATCAAGGACGCGGACGGCACCGTGCACACGCGCTACGAGCGCACCTACGAGGGCCTCCCGGTCCTCGGCGGCGACCTGGTCGTCCACCAGAAGAAGTCGGGCGCCCGCTCCACCACCAAGGCGACCTCGGCCCGCATATCCGTGGCGAGCACGACGCCCGCCGTCGAGCGCGCCGCCGCCGGCAAGGCCGCCCTCGCCTCCGCCGCCAACGCGAACGAGGCCGTCTCCTCCGCCCGCAAGGTGATCTGGGCGGCCACCGGCAAGCCGGTCCTCGCCTGGGAGACCTTCGTCACCGGCGTCCAGAAGGACGGCACGCCGAGCCGCCGCCAGGTCGTCACCGACGCCACGACGGGCAAGGAGCTGTTCTCCGTCGAGACGATCGAGACCGGGGTCGGCAACACCATGTACGCCGGCCAGGTCACCCTCGGCACCTCCGGCTCGTACACCCTGACCGACGCCACGCGCGGCGGCCACAAGACCTACGACCTGAAGGGCGCCACGTCCGGCCAGGGCACGCTCTTCACCAACTCCACGGACACGTGGGGCAACGGCCTCGCCTCCAACCGCGAGACCGCGGCCGCCGACGCCCACTACGGTGCGGCCGTCACGTGGGACTTCTACAAGAACGAGCTGGGCCGCAGCGGCATCCGCGGCGACGGCGTCGCCGCCTACTCCCGCGTCCACTACGGCAGCGCGTACGTCAACGCGTTCTGGGACGACTCCTGCTTCTGCATGACCTACGGCGACGGCATCAACAACACCCACCCGCTCACGTCCCTCGACGTGGCCGGCCACGAGATGTCCCACGGCCTGACCTCCTCCACCGCCAACCTCCGCTACAGCGGCGAGTCCGGCGGCCTGAACGAGGCGACCTCCGACATCCTCGGCACCTCGGTCGAGTGGTACGCCAACAACTCCGCCGACGCGGGTGACTACCTCATCGGCGAGAAGATCGACATCAACGGCAACGGCACGCCGCTCCGTTACATGGACCAGCCCAGCAAGGACGGCAGCTCCGCCGACTACTGGTCGAAGTCGGTCGGCCGCCTGAACGTCCACTACTCCTCGGGCCCGGCCAACCACTTCTTCTACCTGCTCTCCGAGGGCAGCGGCACGAAGACCATCAACGGCGTCACCTACAACTCGCCGACCTACAACGGCTCCACGGTCACCGGCATCGGCCGCACCGCCGCGTACAAGATCTGGTACAAGGCCCTCTCCACCTACATGACCTCCACCACCGGCTACGCGGGCGCCCGCACGGCCACCCTCTCGGCCGCCGCCGACCTCTACGGCACCGGCAGCACCCAGTACAACGCGGTCGCCTCCGCCTGGACCGCGATCAACGTCAAGTAA
- a CDS encoding PBS lyase — protein sequence MLTGIEEVDWASLGHAYGPADDVPELLRGLASADPAERETALDGMYGAVHHQGDVYDSTLACIPFLLELVADPGVQDRGCIVELLTSIGGIELDDDEELDELGSDDEEFIPAANYAMAAAAIAAGADVFLGLVSDPDPEVRLAAPCALASLHPQPARVLSLLRERLTVERDTEVRLALVAAVGRIALRHASLRAETVDWLDWLARAAQDPGLRLAALAQRARCAPGDIPDDVVPWVTGLLEEIRTSANRAASPGGERAATPTLIGQVRELLEEHAAGRPAPWTEELLRTLHAALDDRVDDRIALILAQLRSPDWGQRSDAIWLCGGLIRIWRGRYEEVVRLVGAQLQDPEPRLREAATSFLERLFELGAPAADALATRLAAGPGVAGAGSAGPTGSAHDTGQSPFVGRSGRDGALLALARAGDPRAVPLLARALEEAEVRRELLYAMDGLGPSAVMLAPLLRRRLAEVEFDERLYDRAAPLLYALAAVRGAQALPEVLRMLREAPANRRDWVREAALRTLTAFGPAAREAVPDMRRLLAADSASVATAAARALWAAEGDRGDVLPALERWLRPGTPGADWCAAAQALGEIGPAAATAATALRPGLVSRDLWVRVRSAAALWRVSGEAPASLPVLLAAWEENRHARVDIAECLAEMGPAASEAQLVVLTELTRRRRHNAREGASGSHDIHLDEKLLTLCRAALARMERGAF from the coding sequence ATGCTGACGGGGATCGAGGAGGTCGACTGGGCCTCGCTGGGGCACGCGTACGGCCCCGCGGACGACGTGCCGGAGCTGCTCCGCGGACTCGCCTCCGCCGACCCCGCGGAGCGGGAGACCGCCCTCGACGGCATGTACGGCGCGGTGCACCACCAGGGCGACGTGTACGACTCGACGCTCGCCTGCATCCCCTTCCTCCTCGAACTCGTCGCCGACCCCGGCGTCCAGGACCGGGGCTGCATCGTCGAGCTGCTCACCAGCATCGGCGGGATCGAGCTCGACGACGACGAGGAACTGGACGAACTCGGCTCCGACGACGAGGAGTTCATCCCCGCCGCCAACTACGCGATGGCCGCCGCCGCCATCGCCGCCGGGGCCGACGTCTTCCTCGGCCTCGTCTCGGACCCCGACCCCGAGGTGCGGCTCGCCGCGCCGTGCGCGCTCGCCTCGCTGCACCCCCAGCCCGCCCGGGTGCTGTCCCTGCTGCGGGAGCGGCTCACCGTCGAGCGCGACACCGAGGTGCGGCTCGCGCTGGTGGCCGCCGTCGGGCGGATCGCCCTGCGGCACGCCTCGCTGCGCGCCGAGACCGTCGACTGGCTCGACTGGCTCGCCCGCGCCGCGCAGGACCCCGGGCTGCGGCTCGCGGCCCTCGCGCAGCGGGCGCGCTGCGCGCCCGGTGACATTCCGGACGATGTGGTGCCGTGGGTGACGGGACTCCTGGAGGAGATCAGGACCTCGGCGAACCGGGCGGCCTCCCCCGGCGGCGAGCGGGCCGCGACGCCGACCCTCATCGGGCAGGTCCGCGAGCTCCTGGAGGAGCACGCCGCGGGCCGGCCCGCCCCGTGGACCGAGGAGCTGCTGCGGACCCTGCACGCGGCGCTCGACGACCGGGTCGACGACCGGATCGCGCTGATCCTCGCCCAGCTGCGCAGCCCCGACTGGGGGCAGCGCTCGGACGCGATCTGGCTGTGCGGCGGTTTGATACGGATCTGGCGCGGGCGGTACGAGGAGGTCGTCCGGCTCGTCGGCGCCCAGCTCCAGGACCCGGAGCCCCGGCTCCGGGAGGCGGCCACGTCCTTCCTGGAGCGGCTCTTCGAACTGGGCGCGCCCGCCGCCGACGCGCTCGCGACCCGCCTCGCCGCGGGGCCGGGCGTCGCGGGAGCAGGCTCCGCGGGGCCGACCGGGTCCGCGCACGACACCGGCCAGAGCCCCTTCGTCGGGCGGTCCGGGCGGGACGGGGCTCTGCTCGCGCTGGCCCGCGCCGGGGACCCCCGCGCGGTCCCGCTGCTCGCCCGCGCCCTGGAGGAGGCCGAGGTGCGGCGCGAGCTGCTGTACGCCATGGACGGGCTCGGGCCCTCCGCGGTGATGCTCGCCCCGCTGCTCCGGCGCCGGCTCGCCGAGGTCGAGTTCGACGAGCGGCTGTACGACCGGGCGGCGCCGCTGCTGTACGCCCTGGCGGCCGTGCGGGGCGCCCAGGCCCTGCCGGAGGTGCTGCGGATGCTGCGCGAGGCGCCGGCGAACCGGCGCGACTGGGTGCGGGAGGCCGCCCTGCGGACCCTGACCGCCTTCGGGCCCGCCGCCCGGGAGGCCGTACCGGACATGCGAAGACTCCTGGCCGCCGATTCGGCCTCGGTGGCCACGGCGGCGGCGCGGGCCCTGTGGGCGGCCGAGGGGGACCGGGGGGATGTGCTGCCGGCGCTGGAGCGGTGGCTGCGGCCGGGTACGCCGGGCGCGGACTGGTGCGCCGCCGCCCAGGCCCTCGGCGAGATCGGCCCGGCGGCGGCCACGGCGGCCACGGCCCTGCGGCCCGGCCTGGTCTCGCGGGACCTGTGGGTACGGGTCCGCAGCGCGGCGGCGCTGTGGCGGGTGTCCGGCGAGGCGCCGGCGTCGCTCCCGGTGCTGCTCGCGGCCTGGGAGGAGAACAGGCACGCGCGCGTGGACATCGCGGAGTGCCTGGCGGAGATGGGTCCGGCGGCCTCGGAGGCGCAGCTGGTCGTCCTCACCGAGCTGACCCGCAGGCGCCGCCACAACGCCCGCGAGGGGGCCTCCGGCAGCCATGACATCCACCTCGACGAGAAGTTGCTGACCCTGTGCCGGGCGGCGCTGGCCCGGATGGAGCGGGGGGCGTTCTAG
- a CDS encoding HAMP domain-containing sensor histidine kinase — MRAPRRPAWTATLTWKAAVFIAVMCCALAALLGILVHVSVADQTVNDSREKALARLTEVSELYEAGEPLPRFAGVDPPGLPAPLRALAARGERGTMVAEHEGRPTMWAAGPADGPAMSPASGPADGPVASPAGGPAANPASGPAYGPTGSPAASPADRPGAGPAGGRALAVRLDYTQSAETIDALDRSILGSSVLAIGATLLVGAFAVTRVTRRLHLTAQVARRISAGDLDARVDDPRTKDPTRPQDEVATVSGALDTMASSLQRKLQSEQRFTADVAHELRTPLTGLSAAAELLPEGRPSELVRDRVRAMRGLTEDLLEISRLDARTETVDLAVHELGPLAERVVRASGTDTEVRVVRDATVETDRRRVERVLGNLVANAHKHGAPPVVVTVDGPVVSVRDHGPGYPAYLLESGPQRFRTESGGKGHGLGLTIAVGQAEVIGAELVFGAGPGGGAEARLRLPEYVRFDATGSASEE; from the coding sequence ATGAGGGCGCCCCGGCGGCCCGCCTGGACCGCGACCCTCACCTGGAAGGCCGCGGTCTTCATCGCGGTCATGTGCTGCGCCCTCGCCGCCCTGCTCGGCATCCTCGTCCACGTCTCGGTGGCCGACCAGACCGTGAACGACTCCCGGGAGAAGGCCCTGGCGCGGCTCACCGAGGTCAGCGAACTCTACGAGGCGGGCGAGCCGCTCCCCCGGTTCGCCGGCGTCGATCCGCCCGGGCTGCCGGCCCCGTTGCGGGCGCTCGCCGCGCGCGGGGAGCGCGGCACGATGGTCGCGGAACACGAGGGCCGCCCGACGATGTGGGCCGCGGGCCCGGCGGACGGCCCCGCCATGAGCCCGGCGAGCGGCCCGGCAGACGGCCCCGTGGCAAGCCCGGCAGGCGGCCCCGCCGCGAACCCGGCGAGCGGCCCGGCGTACGGCCCGACAGGCAGCCCCGCGGCGAGCCCCGCGGACCGCCCCGGAGCAGGCCCCGCGGGCGGTCGCGCCCTCGCCGTACGTCTCGACTACACCCAGAGCGCCGAGACGATCGACGCGCTCGACCGCTCGATCCTCGGCTCCTCCGTCCTGGCCATCGGGGCGACCCTGCTCGTCGGCGCCTTCGCCGTCACCCGGGTCACCCGCCGCCTGCACCTCACCGCGCAGGTGGCCCGCCGGATCAGCGCCGGCGACCTCGACGCGCGCGTGGACGATCCCCGTACGAAGGACCCGACCCGGCCCCAGGACGAGGTGGCCACGGTCTCCGGGGCGCTCGACACCATGGCCTCCTCGCTCCAGCGCAAGCTGCAGAGCGAGCAGCGGTTCACCGCCGACGTGGCGCACGAGCTGCGGACCCCGCTGACCGGGCTCTCGGCCGCGGCCGAACTGCTGCCGGAGGGCCGGCCGTCGGAGCTCGTACGGGACCGGGTGCGGGCGATGCGGGGGCTCACCGAGGACCTCCTGGAGATCTCGCGGCTCGACGCCCGCACCGAGACCGTGGACCTGGCGGTGCACGAACTCGGGCCGCTCGCCGAGCGGGTCGTGCGCGCCTCGGGCACGGACACGGAGGTGCGGGTGGTCCGGGACGCCACGGTGGAGACGGACCGGCGGCGGGTGGAGCGGGTGCTCGGCAATCTGGTGGCCAACGCGCACAAGCACGGGGCGCCGCCGGTGGTGGTGACGGTGGACGGCCCGGTGGTGTCCGTGCGGGACCACGGGCCGGGATATCCCGCGTATCTGCTGGAGTCGGGGCCGCAGCGGTTCCGTACCGAGAGCGGGGGCAAGGGGCACGGCCTCGGGCTGACCATCGCGGTGGGGCAGGCGGAGGTGATCGGCGCGGAGCTGGTCTTCGGCGCCGGGCCTGGCGGGGGCGCCGAGGCCCGGCTGCGGTTGCCGGAGTACGTGCGGTTCGACGCGACCGGGTCCGCGTCCGAGGAGTGA
- a CDS encoding FtsW/RodA/SpoVE family cell cycle protein, whose translation MTAPPPGLRVPKRRGVELSLLIGAVLISVLGYAEVGLARSGAVPPDAARYGAGLGLLALVAHLAVRFRAPYADPLLLPIAVLLNGLGLVLIYRLDLETPKDQAATTQLVWSTVGGALFIVVVLLLRDHRTLQGYAYVSVAAALALMILPIFFPAVNGAKIWIRIGGLSFQPGEFAKILLAVFFAAYLAANHNALAYTGRRIWKFQFPTGRVLGPIVAIWLLSVGVLVLERDLGTSLLFFGLFVIMLYVATGRTGWIAVGLVLASAGAFLVGSLEPHVHSRVQDWLDPYASIRAGEGPGQLAQSLFAFAAGGMLGTGLGLGHSVLIGFATKSDFILSTAGEELGLVGLIALFLLYALLVARGYRAGLSLRDPFGRLLAIGLASIVALQVFVIAGGVMGLIPLTGMAMPFLAQGGSSVVTNWVIVALLIRVSDSARAPRPDAADTGELAKVGEAAR comes from the coding sequence ATGACCGCACCCCCGCCCGGCCTCCGCGTCCCGAAGCGGCGCGGCGTGGAGCTGTCGCTCCTGATCGGCGCGGTCCTGATCTCCGTCCTGGGCTACGCCGAGGTCGGCCTCGCCCGCAGCGGCGCCGTGCCGCCCGACGCCGCCCGCTACGGGGCCGGGCTCGGGCTGCTCGCGCTCGTCGCCCATCTCGCGGTCCGCTTCCGCGCCCCGTACGCCGACCCCCTGCTGCTGCCGATCGCGGTCCTGCTCAACGGCCTCGGTCTGGTGCTGATCTACCGCCTCGACCTGGAGACGCCGAAGGACCAGGCGGCGACGACGCAGCTGGTCTGGTCGACGGTCGGGGGGGCGCTGTTCATCGTGGTCGTCCTGCTGCTGCGCGACCACCGGACGCTCCAGGGGTACGCGTACGTCTCGGTGGCCGCCGCGCTCGCCCTGATGATCCTGCCGATCTTCTTCCCCGCCGTGAACGGCGCCAAGATCTGGATCAGGATCGGCGGGCTTTCCTTCCAGCCGGGCGAGTTCGCCAAGATCCTGCTCGCGGTCTTCTTCGCCGCGTACCTTGCCGCCAACCACAACGCGCTCGCGTACACCGGCCGCCGGATCTGGAAGTTCCAGTTCCCGACGGGCCGGGTCCTCGGGCCGATCGTGGCGATCTGGCTGCTCAGCGTCGGCGTCCTCGTCCTGGAACGGGACCTGGGCACCTCGCTGCTCTTCTTCGGCCTCTTCGTGATCATGCTGTACGTGGCGACCGGCCGGACCGGCTGGATCGCGGTCGGCCTCGTCCTGGCCTCCGCCGGCGCCTTCCTCGTCGGCTCGCTCGAACCGCACGTCCACAGCAGGGTGCAGGACTGGCTCGACCCGTACGCCTCGATCCGCGCGGGCGAGGGGCCGGGGCAGCTCGCCCAGTCGCTCTTCGCCTTCGCCGCGGGCGGGATGCTCGGCACCGGGCTCGGTCTCGGCCATTCCGTCCTCATCGGCTTCGCCACCAAGTCGGACTTCATCCTGTCGACGGCCGGCGAGGAGCTGGGCCTCGTCGGCCTCATCGCGCTCTTCCTGCTGTACGCGCTGCTCGTCGCCCGCGGCTACCGCGCCGGCCTCTCGCTGCGCGACCCCTTCGGGCGGCTGCTCGCGATCGGCCTCGCCTCGATCGTGGCGCTCCAGGTCTTCGTGATCGCGGGCGGGGTGATGGGGCTGATCCCGCTGACCGGCATGGCGATGCCGTTCCTGGCCCAGGGCGGTTCCTCCGTCGTCACCAACTGGGTGATCGTCGCGCTCCTCATCCGGGTCAGCGACTCGGCCCGCGCACCCCGGCCGGACGCCGCCGACACCGGGGAGCTCGCCAAGGTCGGGGAGGCCGCGCGGTGA
- a CDS encoding penicillin-binding transpeptidase domain-containing protein — MVRYIRRAAALCLVLLVALLVNAARVMVFEADSLDDNPANRRIAIERYAKPRGEIVVDGKPVTGSRDSGQQLRWERTYKQGPLYAPLTGYASQTYGTTLVEHAEDGILAGTDPMLAPLPLWDDLTRGRQPGGDVVTTIRAPVQEAAFRGLDGKRGAVVAVEPSSGRILALVSSPSYDPGVLSGTGQGVKDAWRRLNTSPNQPMLNRALRQTYPPGSTFKIVTAAAALDAEVVRDVEAPTDTPDPFVLPGTRQVLPNEATGCGDASLASAIQWSCNTVMAGLGVKVGLTGMVDAAERFGFNDTGLRVPSWVAKSNFDREMSPDQLALSSIGQFDTTATPLQMAMVAAAVANNGEIAHPYLVDRTTTSGGTTVNRTGRRSYRQAMNPATAMQLQRLMVRAVEEGTGTNAAIPGARVGGKTGTAQHGFGNTGTPYAWFIAWAQADDAAQPAVAVAVVVEDAEASRTDISGGGSAAPIAKAVMEEALRLEAEARNP, encoded by the coding sequence ATGGTCCGGTACATCCGGCGCGCGGCGGCGCTCTGTCTCGTCCTCCTGGTGGCGCTGCTCGTCAACGCCGCCCGCGTCATGGTCTTCGAGGCCGACTCCCTCGACGACAACCCGGCCAACCGGCGGATCGCGATCGAGCGGTACGCGAAGCCGCGCGGCGAGATCGTCGTCGACGGGAAGCCGGTGACCGGCTCCCGGGACAGCGGGCAGCAGCTGCGCTGGGAGCGGACGTACAAGCAGGGGCCGTTGTACGCGCCGCTGACCGGCTACGCCTCCCAGACGTACGGGACGACGCTCGTCGAGCACGCCGAGGACGGGATCCTCGCGGGCACCGACCCGATGCTTGCACCACTGCCCCTCTGGGACGACCTCACCCGCGGCCGGCAGCCCGGCGGCGACGTGGTGACGACGATCCGCGCCCCCGTGCAGGAGGCCGCCTTCCGGGGGCTCGACGGGAAGCGGGGCGCGGTCGTGGCGGTCGAGCCGTCCAGCGGCCGGATCCTGGCACTCGTCAGCTCGCCCTCGTACGACCCGGGGGTGCTCTCCGGGACCGGACAGGGCGTCAAGGACGCCTGGCGACGCCTCAACACCTCGCCGAACCAGCCGATGCTGAACCGGGCGCTGCGGCAGACGTACCCGCCGGGCTCCACCTTCAAGATCGTGACGGCCGCGGCGGCCCTGGACGCGGAGGTGGTACGGGACGTGGAGGCGCCGACGGACACTCCCGACCCGTTCGTGCTGCCCGGCACCCGGCAGGTGCTGCCGAACGAGGCGACGGGTTGCGGCGACGCCTCCCTCGCGTCCGCGATCCAGTGGTCCTGCAACACGGTGATGGCCGGACTGGGGGTGAAGGTGGGGCTGACGGGGATGGTCGACGCGGCGGAACGGTTCGGCTTCAACGACACGGGGCTGCGGGTGCCGTCCTGGGTGGCGAAGTCCAACTTCGACCGTGAGATGAGCCCGGACCAGCTGGCGCTGTCGTCGATCGGGCAGTTCGACACGACGGCGACCCCGCTCCAGATGGCGATGGTGGCGGCGGCCGTCGCCAACAACGGGGAGATCGCCCACCCGTACCTCGTCGACCGCACGACGACCTCCGGCGGCACGACCGTGAACCGCACGGGCCGCCGCAGCTACCGGCAGGCGATGAACCCCGCGACGGCGATGCAGCTGCAGCGGCTGATGGTGCGGGCCGTGGAGGAGGGCACGGGGACGAACGCGGCGATCCCCGGGGCCCGGGTCGGCGGCAAGACGGGCACCGCCCAGCACGGCTTCGGCAACACGGGCACCCCGTACGCCTGGTTCATCGCCTGGGCGCAGGCGGACGACGCGGCCCAGCCGGCGGTGGCGGTGGCGGTCGTCGTCGAGGACGCGGAGGCCTCCCGTACGGACATCAGCGGGGGCGGCAGCGCGGCGCCGATCGCGAAGGCGGTGATGGAGGAGGCGCTGAGGCTGGAGGCGGAGGCGCGGAATCCGTAG
- a CDS encoding ferritin-like domain-containing protein: MSTHDLYVNAPAGPVWEVPATGAARFSWDYDDGRERLLALYQKGKDKQWDGATRIDWGIEVDPYDPLGTPDEVLTLHGTRHWAKMTEKDKGDLRRHYASWQFSQFLHGEQGAMICAARIVESVPDLDAKFYSATQTMDEARHAEIYGRFLHEKIGMLYPINDNLKGLLDDTLRDSRWDMPYLGMQVLIEGLALAAFGMIRDTTDKPLPKQILAYVMQDEARHVAFGRMALRDYYEQLTDAELREREEFVIEGCYLMRDRLRGVEVLENFGIPKKEAEELSEQSEFLHLFRKLLFSRIVPCVKDIGLWGERLQKAYLDMGVFDLGDSNLDLLMSQDEEIAEALDRERFTAEEAERVAEVEAAIEQGATEGATEGA, encoded by the coding sequence GTGTCGACGCACGACCTCTACGTGAACGCCCCCGCCGGACCCGTCTGGGAGGTCCCCGCCACCGGCGCCGCCCGTTTCTCCTGGGACTACGACGACGGCCGCGAACGCCTCCTCGCCCTCTACCAGAAGGGCAAGGACAAGCAGTGGGACGGCGCCACCCGGATCGACTGGGGCATCGAGGTCGACCCGTACGACCCGCTCGGCACCCCCGACGAGGTCCTGACCCTCCACGGCACCCGCCACTGGGCGAAGATGACCGAGAAGGACAAGGGCGACCTGCGCCGGCACTACGCCTCCTGGCAGTTCAGCCAGTTCCTCCACGGCGAGCAGGGCGCCATGATCTGCGCCGCCAGGATCGTCGAGTCCGTCCCCGACCTGGACGCCAAGTTCTACTCGGCCACCCAGACCATGGACGAGGCCCGGCACGCCGAGATCTACGGCCGTTTCCTCCACGAGAAGATCGGGATGCTGTATCCGATCAACGACAACCTCAAGGGCCTCCTCGACGACACCCTGCGCGACTCCCGCTGGGACATGCCCTACCTCGGCATGCAGGTCCTCATCGAAGGCCTCGCCCTCGCCGCCTTCGGCATGATCCGCGACACCACCGACAAGCCGCTGCCGAAGCAGATCCTCGCGTACGTGATGCAGGACGAGGCCAGGCACGTCGCCTTCGGCCGGATGGCGCTGCGCGACTACTACGAGCAGCTCACCGACGCCGAACTGCGCGAGCGCGAGGAGTTCGTCATCGAGGGCTGTTACCTCATGCGCGACCGGCTGCGCGGGGTCGAGGTCCTGGAGAACTTCGGCATCCCGAAGAAGGAGGCGGAGGAGCTCAGCGAGCAGAGCGAGTTCCTGCACCTCTTCCGCAAGCTCCTCTTCAGCCGGATCGTCCCCTGCGTCAAGGACATCGGCCTCTGGGGCGAACGCCTCCAGAAGGCCTACCTGGACATGGGCGTCTTCGACCTCGGCGACTCCAACCTCGACCTGCTGATGAGCCAGGACGAGGAGATCGCGGAGGCGCTGGACCGCGAACGGTTCACGGCGGAGGAGGCGGAGCGGGTCGCCGAGGTGGAGGCCGCGATCGAGCAGGGGGCGACGGAGGGGGCGACGGAGGGGGCGTAG
- a CDS encoding TetR/AcrR family transcriptional regulator, with product MTSAATPAYRRLSVEERRGQLLETAQELFAHRAPEDVSLDDVAEAAGVSRPLVYRYFPGGKQQLYEAALRSSADALNRCFTEPPAGPPTERLGRVLDRYLAFVDGHDAGFSALLRGGSVAETSRTSAIVDEVRRAAAEQILVHLGAERPGPRLGMLVRTWIAAVEAASLIWLDEGKQPPAAELRDWLVDHLVALLAATTASDEETAGVVKRLLAQEAPEGPVATLARRVIPVVGEAAHLL from the coding sequence ATGACGAGCGCCGCCACCCCCGCGTACCGCAGGCTCAGCGTCGAGGAGCGGCGCGGACAGCTCCTCGAGACCGCCCAGGAGCTCTTCGCCCACCGGGCGCCCGAGGACGTCTCGCTCGACGACGTCGCCGAGGCGGCCGGCGTCTCGCGGCCCCTCGTCTACCGCTACTTCCCCGGCGGCAAGCAGCAGCTGTACGAGGCGGCCCTGCGCTCCTCCGCCGACGCCCTGAACCGCTGCTTCACCGAGCCGCCGGCCGGCCCGCCGACGGAGCGGCTCGGCCGGGTGCTCGACCGCTACCTGGCCTTCGTCGACGGGCACGACGCCGGGTTCAGCGCGCTGCTCCGCGGCGGCAGCGTCGCCGAGACCTCCCGGACCTCCGCGATCGTGGACGAGGTGCGGCGGGCCGCCGCCGAGCAGATCCTCGTCCACCTCGGGGCGGAGCGGCCGGGCCCCCGGCTCGGCATGCTCGTCCGGACGTGGATCGCCGCCGTCGAGGCGGCCTCGCTCATCTGGCTCGACGAGGGGAAGCAGCCACCGGCGGCGGAACTGCGGGACTGGCTCGTCGACCATCTCGTCGCCCTGCTCGCGGCGACCACGGCGAGCGACGAGGAGACGGCGGGGGTCGTGAAGCGGCTCCTCGCGCAGGAGGCCCCCGAGGGGCCGGTGGCGACGCTGGCCCGGCGGGTGATCCCGGTGGTGGGCGAGGCGGCGCACCTGCTGTGA